A genomic window from Colletotrichum destructivum chromosome 7, complete sequence includes:
- a CDS encoding Putative translation protein, beta-barrel domain superfamily, producing MSNLNSWEDDPSAQDDNLSRQAQQQLNLNQQQNPQAGAFRPGASSFTPGVQAFQPGQQYGGYAPQYQQYYNQGYGGAAGAAGAGGFPQYGGQGQQAFNQYGQGNYGGYGQQGYQQAYGQGYPQYGQQQQQQQQQTQPKPAPTIAKRPADATASGSDVPAPQSQPTVKKEGGAKVLSIGGDAPKPKAKVLSIGGTVPPKKEEKKEEPTKAAAGAEAGAKATATKAIEKTGASTTKSGKTSPSPSSGRSSPSAGDKKAAVRDVDAVQKEQTADVDEATLKEIYGKEHVNIIFIGHVDAGKSTLGGSILYNTGMVDERTMEKYKKEARELGNPSWYLSWVMDLNKEERSQGKTIEVGRGYFETEVRRYSILDAPGHKTYVPNMIGGASQADVGILVISARRGEYETGFERGGQTREHAMLAKTQGVNKLIVAINKMDDATVEWSHERYQECTSKLSQFLKGTGYNLKTDVFFIPVAAQQSINIKERIPKGTADWYDGPSLLEYLDGMKALERKVNAPFMMAVSGKYRDMGTMIEGKIEAGVIKKGMSLVMMPNKQSVDASAIYGETEEEVQVAQCGDQVRIRLRGIEEEDIMPGFVLCSPKRLVHNVQTFEAQIRILELKSILSAGFNCVLHVHAAIEEVTFAALLHKLQKGTNRKSKLPPSHAKKGDSIIARLQVIGGAGSVCIEKFEDYPQMGRFTLRDQGQTIAIGKITKLITDETS from the exons ATGTCGAACCTCAACTCGTGGGAAGACGACCCTTCGGCCCAGGACGATAACCTGTCGCGCCAAGCCCAGCAACAGCTCAACCTCAACCAGCAGCAAAACCCCCAGGCCGGCGCCTTCCGTCCTGGAGCGTCCTCCTTCACCCCTGGAGTTCAGGCGTTCCAGCCCGGTCAGCAATACGGCGGTTACGCTCCCCAATACCAGCAGTACTACAATCAGGGCTACGGCGGTGccgctggtgctgctggtgccggTGGCTTCCCCCAGTATGGTGGTCAGGGCCAACAGGCCTTCAACCAATATGGACAGGGCAACTATGGTGGCTATGGCCAGCAGGGCTATCAGCAAGCCTACG GCCAGGGCTACCCCCAGTAcggtcagcagcagcaacaacaacaacaacaaacccAGCCTAAGCCCGCCCCTACCATCGCCAAGCGCCCGGCTGATGCCACGGCATCCGGCTCCGATGTGCCCGCGCCTCAGTCTCAGCCTACAGTAAAGAAGGAGGGCGGTGCCAAAGTCTTGagcatcggcggcgatgctCCCAAGCCCAAAGCCAAGGTCCTTTCCATCGGTGGCACTGTTCCGCctaagaaagaagagaagaaagaggagCCTACAAAGGCGGCCGCTGGCGCCGAGGCTGGAGCCAAGGCTACGGCGACCAAAGCGATCGAGAAGACGGGAGCTTCCACCACTAAGTCTGGCAAgacctccccctctccctcatcCGGCCGCTCGAGTCCCTCCGCGGGTGACAAGAAGGCTGCCGTGAGAGACGTCGATGCCGTCCAGAAGGAGCAGACTGCCGACGTTGATGAGGCGACCCTCAAGGAGATCTACGGAAAGGAGCACGTCAACATCATTTTTATCGGCCACGTCGACGCAGGAAAATCCACCCTGGGCGGTTCCATCCTCTACAACACGGGAATGGTTGACGAGCGGACAATGGAAAAGTACAAAAAGGAAGCCAGGGAACTCGGTAACCCGTCTTGGTACCTCTCCTGGGTCATGGACTTGAACAAGGAGGAAAGATCCCAGGGCAAGACGATCGAGGTCGGCAGAGGCTACTTTGAGACCGAGGTGCGACGATACAGTATTCTCGACGCACCGGGCCATAAGACCTACGTGCCCAACATGATTGGTGGCGCCTCGCAGGCTGACGTTGGTATATTGGTCATTTCCGCCCGTAGGGGGGAGTACGAGACCGGGTTCGAGCGTGGTGGCCAGACCAGAGAGCACGCCATGCTTGCTAAGACTCAGGGTGTCAACAAGCTGATTGTTGCCATCAACaagatggacgacgccacTGTCGAGTGGTCGCACGAGCGATACCAGGAGTGCACGTCCAAGCTGTCCCAATTCCTCAAGGGCACCGGCTATAACCTGAAGACAGACGTCTTTTTcatccccgtcgccgcccagcagTCGATCAACATCAAGGAGAGGATTCCCAAGGGGACGGCCGACTGGTACGATGGTCCCTCATTGCTTGAGTACCTCGACGGTATGAAGGCTCTGGAGCGCAAGGTCAACGCGCCTTTCATGATGGCCGTCTCAGGCAAGTACCGCGACATGGGCACCATGATTGAGGGCAAGATTGAGGCGGGTGTGATCAAGAAGGGCATGTCCCTCGTCATGATGCCCAACAAGCAGAGCGTGGATGCCTCGGCCATCTACGGCGAGACTGAAGAGGAGGTGCAGGTTGCGCAGTGCGGCGACCAGGTTCGCATCCGTCTCAGAGGcattgaggaggaagacatTATGCCAGGATTCGTCTTGTGCTCGCCCAAGCGCTTGGTGCACAACGTGCAGACTTTTGAGGCGCAGATCCGCATCCTGGAGCTGAAGAGCATTTTGTCGGCAGGGTTCAACTGCGTGCTGCACgtccacgccgccatcgaAGAAGTGACTTTCGCCGCTTTGCTGCACAAGCTGCAAAAGGGTACCAACCGCAAGAGCAAGCTGCCGCCTTCGCACGCAAAGAAGGGCGACAGCATTATCGCTCGTCTGCAAGTCATTGGTGGTGCCGGCTCGGTGTGCATTGAGAAGTTCGAGGACTACCCGCAAATGGGTCGCTTCACCCTCAGAGACCAG GGGCAAACCATTGCCATTGGCAAGATCACGAAGCTGATCACTGATGAAACGTCTTAA
- a CDS encoding Putative HORMA domain superfamily protein → MHQQARPAPRVSSPASAPQTNPARTNNPREGILGARDRASSGASGRDSVAPSPTAETPPGAVSADAVKKLDQIIQNFHTKAASLVLQSRMKLKPIYTTRGSGNKKLNKWFQIETEEFDDFKEELRIWRNCGSFENKPLPLIIETYLDTSRLTPSQSLVIVDENGKRWDVMEALNSSDLSDDGRPVPSKRNTEVVLERWRIELKTIPTTDLDDFGPTLPTIYKKSIVFFRSLFVATRILPGWKFSQTSLTKGVHPSLEPRCRIRTGEPDTGGLDRLRHPLYDGRPDVVTDYVFGDLEVPVGRFYASVTYRNECNFRVDDSEALLSSRFMGVDENFFKPSLPQRRESTRRNDPEVGSLPSHRRSRNLSDIHQTYGSLSTFHGDGPLGTSPISALKAVRPPGSDTSSPPSSVPTGNVPNPPSSLPVAGLASRPSMKGFGSTGRRPSVSFQPFKAGSLSGSPVPRMLDSESPASPVSRAAALNALTQPRNRTSLTAGMPASLRGGPPPAETAVVGSPRPSSTSRYSSSFTHRKGRLSFGGASKAGDDEQGSSGRQSLSSSSVAQPGSGLLAEAGGGGSSGSLQTDDDQISDFLKALDSKKTLKSFESGKRGEGATNRTVAQLSRFHLMKESNNALTDSMTSSMQMQRSSSSSSRQLSNVPSMAAPASVSVSSSPGKPLSPHTPHTPAVPSRLSENSIINYNTSQPRSERTNPSAENTQLPREDTITQDGTTAIDIPISPRIGTHPRRSSSVAQQNRAMVDDDDGDLAFAANRSISLGAEDREPPTLSMLLGRQAEAESSARRSGTSLQPVSDVPSSGSADMMRQGSSEGSKPPGGLMAVAPSSSPFGRRRYAGMPSSGGRGQTPPQSSRGSFTGSSGRYGRGEHDLMDEEPLLFDMSEMDAQSRRSLEEGRGGGNVGSGSGSRADFEPRGISRRGW, encoded by the exons ATGCATCAACAAGCTCGACCCGCCCCACGGGTCTCCTCCCCCGCTTCCGCCCCCCAAACGAATCCCGCGCGGACGAACAATCCGAGGGAAGGCATCCTTGGTGCTCGTGATAGAGCTAGCTCCGGAGCTTCTGGTCGCGACTCTGTTGCACCATCACCCACTGCCGAAACGCCACCGGGCGCGGTGTccgccgatgccgtcaaAAAGCTGGATCAGATAATCCAG AATTTCCATACCAAGGCCGCATCGCTAGTTCTACAATCTCGTATGAAACTGAAGCCCATATACACAACTCGTGGATCCGGCAACAAGAAGCTGAATAAGTGG TTTCAAATTGAGACGGAAGAGTTCGATGACTTCAAAGAGGAACTTCGCATTTGGCGAAACTGCGGTAGCTTCGAGAACAAGCCCTTACCCCTCATCATTGAAACGTATCTCGACACCTCCCGCCTGACCCCGAGCCAGAGCTtggtcatcgtcgacgaaaATGGAAAGAGGTGGGACGTGATGGAAGCTCTCAACTCGTCTGATTTGAGCGATGACGGGCGCCCGGTGCCCTCGAAAAGAAATACGGAGGTGGTTCTGGAGAGGTGGCGCATCGAGTTGAAGACAATACCCACTACAGACCTGGACGATTTTGGCCCAACGTTGCCGACCATCTACAAAAAGAGCATTGTCTTCTTTCGGTCACTCTTTGTTGCGACAAGGATCCTTCCCGGCTGGAAGTTCTCTCAGACCTCTTTGACGAAAGGCGTCCACCCATCTTTGGAACCCCGGTGCCGTATCCGGACCGGCGAGCCAGACActggcggcctcgaccggCTAAGGCATCCGTTGTACGACGGTCGGCCGGATGTTGTGACCGACTACGTTTTTGGCGACTTGGAGGTGCCCGTCGGCCGCTTTTATGCATCTGTGACCTACAGAAATGAATGCAACTTCCGGGTGGATGATTCAGAGGCGCTCCTGAGTTCGCGATTCatgggcgtcgacgagaacTTCTTCAAACCATCGCTGCCTCAACGGCGGGAGAGCACCCGAAGGAATGACCCTGAGGTAGGGTCTCTTCCGTCTCATAGACGGAGCCGGAATTTGTCGGACATTCACCAGACATACGGCAGTCTTTCAACATTTCACGGCGATGGCCCCTTGGGTACCAGTCCTATATCTGCCCTTAAAGCCGTGAGACCCCCCGGTTCCGACACAAGCTCGCCACCGTCATCCGTACCAACAGGTAACGTACCGAACCCGCCGAGCTCCCTGCCTGTTGCCGGCCTCGCATCGAGACCGTCTATGAAGGGCTTCGGTAGCactggccgccggccgtcCGTCTCGTTTCAACCCTTCAAAGCTGGTTCCCTGTCCGGTTCACCCGTTCCACGGATGTTGGATTCCGAATCCCCTGCATCCCCCGTCTCCCGCGCCGCGGCTCTCAACGCCCTCACGCAGCCTCGCAACCGCACATCTCTGACAGCAGGGATGCCTGCTTCTCTCCGAGGCGGTCCCCCGCCCGCCGAGACAGCCGTGGTAGGTTCGCCGCGGCCATCCTCCACCAGCCGCTACAGTAGCAGCTTCACACATCGCAAGGGACGGCTGTCGTTTGGTGGCGCCAgcaaggccggcgatgacgaacAGGGCAGCAGCGGACGACAGAGcctttcctcctcgtctgtGGCTCAGCCTGGTTCGGGTCTCCTGGCCGAAGCGGGTGGAGGAGGCAGTTCGGGGTCTCTGCAAACCGACGATGACCAGATTTCCGACTTCCTGAAGGCTCTCGATAGCAAGAAGACGCTCAAGAGCTTTGAGTCCGGCAAAAGGGGTGAGGGAGCGACGAACCGGACGGTTGCTCAGCTTTCGAGATTCCATCTTATGAAGGAATCGAACAATGCCCTGACCGACTCCATGACTTcgtcgatgcagatgcagcgCTCATCGAGCTCATCTAGCCGACAACTCTCGAACGTCCCCAGTATGGCTGCGCCAGCGTCCGTGTCAGTATCCTCTTCGCCAGGCAAGCCTTTGTCTCCCCATACCCCTCACACGCCTGCCGTGCCTTCTCGCCTAAGCGAAAACTCCATCATCAACTACAACACAAGTCAACCTCGGAGCGAGCGAACAAACCCGAGTGCGGAAAACACCCAGCTCCCCAGGGAAGACACCATTACCCAGGATGGGACTACAGCTATCGACATTCCCATCTCGCCCAGAATTGGCACACATCCGCGACGATCCAGCTCGGTGGCTCAACAGAATCGCGCCAtggtggacgacgacgacggcgacctcgcctTTGCTGCGAATCGCAGCATCAGCTTGGGCGCGGAAGACCGCGAGCCCCCCACGCTTAGTATGCTGTTGGGTAGACAAGCTGAAGCTGAGTCGTCGGCTCGCCGGTCTGGCACATCGCTGCAACCCGTGTCGGACGTAccgtcctcgggctcggcggaCATGATGAGACAGGGTTCATCGGAAGGCTCTAAGCCTCCCGGTGGCTTGATGGCTGTTGCCCCTTCCAGTTCACCCTTTGGCAGACGCCGGTATGCCGGCATGCCATCGTCGGGTGGACGGGGTCAGACCCCGCCTCAGTCATCAAGGGGCAGTTTCACAGGCTCCAGCGGCCGTTATGGACGTGGTGAACATGACCTGATGGACGAGGAGCCCCTTCTCTTTGACATGTCAGAGATGGACGCGCAGTCGCGGAGAAGCCTGGAGgagggacgaggcggcggtaATGTCGGGTCTGGGTCGGGAAGTCGCGCCGACTTTGAGCCTCGTGGCATTAGCCGACGAGGCTGGTGA
- a CDS encoding Putative SH3 domain, VHS domain, ubiquitin interacting, GAT domain, SH3-like domain superfamily: MFRAAAAGPFDEGVAKATDENLTSEDWGAIIEVCDRVGSDQNGPKDVVQAMIKRLAHRNANVQLYTLELANALSQNCGKNMHRELSSRAFTDAMLKLANDRNTHNQVKAKILERMKEWSDMFSKDPDLGIMYDAYFRLKQSNPTLQAPSAPQKTGLTEVDRQKEDDELQMALKLSLQEEERKKAPAASNAAASSSPAAPGSSAQAAQPQVQSTPVPAGTTAATVSRVRALYDFVPTEPGELEFKKGDVIAVLESVYKDWWRGSLKGKTGIFPLNYVEKLTDPTPDELAREAQMEAEVFAEIKNVEKLLTLLSTSNPAPREEDNEEISKLYHQTLAIRPKLIKLIEKYSQKKDDFTQLNEKFIKARRDYESLLESSMSHPPQPSYHQYATRPGPGGYSGGPGAGYPPQGPPQGLPQQQQQPPQEQRYYTPAPQDQPQYPQSTPSPNFQRPAQATPAPFYVAGAEVPSAGIAPHNQPHQHPPRDQRHASTGKAQVPPINTSPTPPVNAYSAYTVPPNQRPQSTYGAQELATSVYDSPIASHNPNSAATYTSSVYSQDDSYNTSSPIVGTSTVPAPSSFQPSAPPAGQPSQPTHQPQYHSYQPPGAQSQDNYNNAPTQAPPPVPTGAAPAPPISGPGRPEVLTPPPLQPGGASYDSRQGLPSQSPSQPQYRAYVPPGPSTDGPSAPPAADYYRQSGVY; this comes from the exons ATGTTCCGAGCTGCCGCAGCTGGTCCCTTTGATGAGGGCGTCG CCAAGGCCACCGACGAGAATTTGACCTCGGAAGACTGGGGAGCTATCATCGAGGTCTGCGATCGCGTAGGCAGCGACCAGAATGGGCCCAAGGATGTTGTCCAGGCCATGATCAAGCGTCTTGCGCACCGCAACGCCAATGTGCAGCTCTACACACTCGAG CTCGCAAACGCCCTCAGCCAGAACTGCGGCAAGAACATGCACCGTGAGCTCTCCAGCCGGGCCTTCACCGATGCCATGTTGAAACTCGCAAACGACCGCAACACCCACAACcaggtcaaggccaagatcctcgagcGCATGAAGGAGTGGTCCGACATGTTCAGCAAAGACCCCGACCTCGGCATCATGTACGACGCATATTTCCGGCTGAAGCAGAGCAACCCGACCCTGCAGGCTCCCTCGGCGCCCCAGAAGACGGGCCTGACGGAGGTGGATCGTCagaaggaggacgatgagcTGCAGATGGCGTTGAAGTTGTCGTTgcaagaagaggagaggaagaaggcacCTGCTGCGTCCAACGCTGCCGCTTCGTCATCTCCCGCTGCCCCAGGTTCGTCGGCGCAAGCTGCCCAGCCGCAGGTTCAATCAACACCCGTGCCCGCAGGGACGACAGCTGCTACAGTATCGAGGGTGCGAGCACTGTATGACTTCGTCCCCACGGAACCAGGCGAGTTGGAGTTCAAAAAGGGCGATGTCATTGCCGTTCTCGAGTCCGTCTACAAGGATTGGTGGCGCGGCTCGCTCAAGGGAAAGACGGGCATTTTCCCCCTCAACtacgtcgagaagctcacgGATCCGACCCCGGACGAGTTGGCGCGCGAGGCCCAgatggaggccgaggtgTTTGCGGAGATCAAAaacgtcgagaagctcctcaCGTTGTTGAGCACGTCAAACCCGGCGCCGAGAGAGGAGGATAACGAAGAGATCTCG AAACTTTACCACCAGACGCTAGCCATCAGACCCAAGCTGATCAAACTCATTGAGAAGTACTCGCAGAAAAAGG ATGACTTCACGCAGTTGAACGAAAAGTTTATCAAGGCTCGCCGCGACTATGAGTCTCTGCTGGAATCCTCCATGTCGCACCCTCCTCAGCCTAGCTACCACCAATACGCGACGAGACCGGGCCCTGGCGGATACTCGGGCGGACCGGGAGCAGGCTATCCTCCTCAGGGTCCTCCTCAGGGACTTccccagcagcaacagcagccaCCGCAGGAGCAGAGATACTACACTCCTGCACCCCAAG ACCAACCGCAATACCCCCAGTCCACACCGTCGCCGAATTTCCAGCGTCCCGCCCAGGCCACGCCTGCTCCGTTTTACGTAGCTGGTGCAGAGGTCCCATCGGCAGGCATCGCGCCTCACAACCAGCCGCATCAGCATCCCCCGCGTGACCAACGACATGCGTCCACCGGAAAAGCCCAGGTGCCGCCGATCAACACCTCGCCTACGCCGCCAGTCAACGCGTATTCTGCCTACACTGTGCCTCCAAATCAGAGACCTCAGAGCACCTATGGCGCCCAGGAGCTGGCGACTTCAGTCTACGACTCGCCCATTGCTAGTCACAACCCAAACTCTGCCGCGACGTACACATCATCTGTCTACTCCCAAGATGACTCGTATAACACCAGCAGCCCTATCGTAGGCACCTCGACCGTGCCTGCGCCATCTTCTTTCCAACCGTCAGCACCGCCAGCCGGACAACCCTCTCAACCAACCCATCAACCACAGTACCATAGCTACCAGCCACCGGGGGCACAAAGTCAGGACAACTACAACAACGCCCCGACTCAGGCGCCGCCCCCTGTGCCAACTGGggcagctccagctccgcccATATCTGGTCCCGGACGGCCTGAAGTCTTGACGCCGCCTCCTCTGCAGCCGGGCGGCGCTTCGTATGACTCGCGACAGGGTCTGCCTAGCCAGAGCCCATCGCAACCGCAGTACCGGGCTTACGTGCCGCCAGGCCCTTCCACTGACGGGCCGAGTGCACCGCCAGCGGCGGACTACTATCGACAGAGCGGCGTGTACTAG
- a CDS encoding Putative helicase, P-loop containing nucleoside triphosphate hydrolase, SNF2-like domain superfamily, with translation MVNQRSPVKGPLRSINPNEESQFSAGRELPKTGTPTKELHGVPRGPSRPEFRDLSSFDPDALTARFDTLHVSTTPNSKPPAAVPNMSARRSQPAQQLTSPDLVEITRDDFKQPLRPGPRGSDTSSQDKSILPSDALESFFSDTKRHDHFHPSSHQPVFGHPTKILSSLKQKATGIFNERRSRPEHHRVQNVAVPSVPLYQDKKPDPRTLYSSIGPDANPSTYRPPGKFGETEFYTDPAKASADLKALLEGGMESDEEEAHNRETAEAVNDGSMEGLKVKLLPHQVEGVEWMRGRELGPVKRGKVPKGGILADDMGLGKTLQTISLILTNQKPAKGEKGFKKHFEGIEKTTLVVAPLALIRQWESEIKEKVAKTHGLNVCVHHGPQRTKRFKDLAAYDVVVTTYQVLVSEWGHSSEDENGVKAGCFGLHWWRVVLDEAHTIKNRNAKSTKACYALRSEYRWCLSGTPMQNNLEELQSLIKFLRIKPYDDLKEWKEQIEKPLKNGKGHVAIRRLHSLLRCFMKRRTKDILKEEGALNPGGKPTKEGEKSSMGFKVTERKVVTVATTFSPAERRFYDRLETRADESIERMLKGKVDYANALVLLLRLRQACNHPKLLEGKIDKDKDALSTDTSSKNSLADVDSLADMFGGMGLVTRTCGICGRNLPKDVAGNDRDTCQECYDDLAYFKKHETPKRKKPKHKKDNFKQVAKRAVPAEAEDETPYKPKARRPRNRNVVVDSDDEEADGSWLVPEDQRDQLRLGKAGGEEDENAEGGGDWIGPDDSQHDSEDEEDGSQLDSFIVKDDDTKHEKDVEGSYASDDSLLSIAAIASQVKEKRLKSSQSSRTESETETGSEGDTGVDESELYSDDDTNYNPNGQVSQILASAKIRQMMQILHKEVEQHKFIVFSQFTSMMDLIEPFFRKEGFKFTRYDGSMKNDEREASLHRLRNDNNTRILLCSLKCGSLGLNLTAATRVIILEPFWNPFVEEQAIDRVHRLTQTVDVIVYKLTVEKTVEERILALQEKKRLLAETAIEGGMKKDAFKLGFKEIMDLFRRDAPGAGPRGDESYVEPSSRTTSARPSRQGSPETSLLVGKAKKAPKRTEHEMFGRRW, from the exons ATGGTCAATCAACGGAGCCCCGTGAAGGGCCCGTTGCGCTCGATCAACCCGAATGAAGAATCGCAGTTCTCGGCTGGGCGCGAACTGCCAAAGACAGGTACCCCTACCAAGGAGCTTCATGGTGTCCCTCGCGGACCATCGCGGCCTGAATTCCGGGATTTGTCTTCCTTCGACCCCGATGCCCTCACAGCCAGATTCGACACACTGCATGTATCAACAACGCCAAACTCCAAGCCACCTGCAGCGGTCCCAAATATGTCTGCGCGACGTAGTCAGCCGGCCCAACAATTAACCAGCCCTGACTTGGTAGAGATAACCCGGGACGACTTCAAGCAACCGCTTCGACCAGGCCCTAGGGGCAGTGACACGAGTTCACAAGACAAATCGATACTGCCTTCCGATGCTCTGGAATCTTTCTTTTCGGATACCAAGCGTCACGATCATTTTCACCCGTCCTCACACCAGCCGGTTTTCGGCCATCCGACCAAGATCTTGTCGTCTCTTAAGCAGAAGGCTACAGGTATCTTCAACGAACGAAGATCTCGGCCGGAGCATCACAGAGTTCAGAATGTGGCCGTGCCATCTGTTCCCCTATATCAAGACAAGAAACCGGACCCTCGCACTTTGTATAGCTCCATCGGCCCCGACGCCAACCCCTCCACATACAGACCTCCCGGCAAGTTTGGAGAAACCGAGTTCTATACCGACCCGGCAAAAGCTTCGGCTGACCTGAAGGCTCTATTGGAAGGGGGAATGGAGtcagacgaagaggaagcccACAATAGGGAAACCGCGGAGGCTGTTAACGACGGCAGTATGGAGGGTCTCAAGGTGAAGCTCCTACCACATCAAGTTGAAGGTGTTGAATGGATGCGAGGCCGTGAGCTCGGTCCGGTCAAGAGAGGCAAGGTTCCCAAGGGCGGTATATTGGCAGACGACATGGGTCTAGGCAAGACCCTCCAAACCATCTCTCTAATTCTCACCAACCAGAAACCCGCCAAGGGCGAAAAGGGGTTCAAGAAGCATTTTGAGGGCATTGAAAAGACAACACTGGTGGTTGCGCCCCTAGCTTTGATCAGGCAATGGGAGTCTGAGATCAAGGAAAAGGTGGCCAAGACGCATGGGCTCAATGTCTGCGTTCACCATGGGCCCCAACGCACCAAGCGATTCAAGGACCTGGCCGCCTACGATGTAGTTGTCACCACATACCAAGTCTTGGTCTCTGAATGGGGCCACTCGTCCGAAGACGAAAATGGCGTCAAAGCAGGATGTTTTGGCCTCCATTGGTGGCGAGTCGTACTCGACGAAGCACACACCATCAAGAATCGGAACGCAAAGTCGACCAAAGCCTGCTACGCACTGCGATCTGAGTACCGGTGGTGTTTGTCAGGAACGCCGATGCAAAACAACCTGGAGGAGTTGCAGTCCCTCATCAAGTTTTTGCGGATTAAGCCTTACGATGATCTCAAGGAGTGGAAGGAGCAGATCGAGAAGCCCCTGAAGAACGGCAAGGGACATGTTGCTATTCGCCGCCTTCACAGTCTCCTACGATGTTTCATGAAGCGTCGGACCAAGGACATtctcaaggaggagggagccCTGAACCCTGGTGGCAAGCCAAcgaaggagggagagaagtCAAGTATGGGCTTCAAGGTCACCGAACGCAAGGTTGTCACTGTGGCTACTACCTTCTCCCCCGCCGAGCGTCGCTTCTATGACAGATTGGAAACCCGAGCTGATGAGAGCATCGAGAGAATGCTCAAAGGGAAGGTCGACTACGCTAATGCCTTGGTCCTTCTTCTGCGCCTCAGGCAAGCTTGCAATCACCCAAAGCTGCTTGAGGGTAAAATTGACAAGGATAAGGACGCGTTGTCAACAGACACATCCAGTAAAAACTCGTTAGCTGATGTCGACTCTCTCGCCGACATGTTCGGCGGGATGGGCCTTGTCACCAGGACGTGCGGTATCTGCGGACGCAACCTTCCCAAGGACGTCGCTGGCAACGACAGAGACACCTGCCAGGAGTGCTATGATGATCTGGCTTACTTCAAGAAGCATGAGACgccaaagaggaagaagcctAAGCACAAGAAGGATAATTTCAAGCAAGTTGCTAAGAGGGCTGTGCCAGCCGAAGCTGAGGATGAGACCCCATACAAACCCAAAGCACGCAGGCCGAGAAACAGGAATGTTGTTgtcgacagcgacgacgaagaagcagACGGCAGCTGGCTCGTACCCGAGGACCAGCGTGATCAACTGCGGTTGGGTAAGGCCGGtggcgaagaggatgagaACGCagaaggtggtggtgactGGATCGGGCCCGACGACTCGCAGCACGATtctgaggacgaggaagacggcagcCAGCTTGACAGCTTCATTGTCaaagacgacgacaccaaGCATGAGAAGGACGTGGAAGGGAGCTACGCCTCGGATGATAGCCTGCTTTCAATAGCAGCGATAGCATCGCAAGTCAAGGAGAAAAGGCTCAAATCATCGCAGTCGTCTCGTACTGAATCTGAAACCGAAACCGGATCGGAAGGAGACACTGGCGTGGATGAGTCGGAGCTCTACTCTGATGACGACACGAACTACAACCCCAATGGCCAGGTATCTCAGATCTTAGCCTCTGCCAAGATCCGACAGATGATGCAGATCTTGCACAAGGAGGTTGAACAACACAAGTTTATCGTCTTCTCACAGTTTACTTCCATGATGGATCTTATTGAGCCCTTCTTCCGCAAGGAGGGCTTCAAGTTCACTCGGTACGACGGCAGCATGAAAAACGACGAGCGCGAGGCCAGTCTGCACCGTCTCCGTAACGACAATAACACGCGCATCTTGTTGTGCAGTCTCAAGTGCGGCAGCCTGGGGCTGAATTTGACGGCAGCCACTCGCGTCATCATCCTGGAGCCCTTCTGGAATCCC TTCGTCGAAGAACAAGCCATCGACCGAGTCCATCGTCTTACTCAAACCGTCGATGTCATCGTGTACAAGCTCACTGTCGAAAAGACGGTCGAGGAGCGGATTCTCGCTttgcaggagaagaagcgcctGCTCGCCGAAACGGCCATCGAGGGCGGCATGAAAAAGGACGCTTTCAAGCTCGGCTTTAAGGAGATCATGGACCTGTTTCGCCGCGACGCACCCGGCGCGGGCCCCCGTGGCGATGAAAGCTACGTCGAGCCGTCTTCCCGCACCACCTCcgccaggcccagcaggcAGGGCTCCCCCGAGACCAGCTTGCTAGTCGGCAAGGCTAAAAAGGCGCCCAAGAGGACAGAGCATGAGATGTTTGGTCGGAGATGGTGA